A portion of the Pseudopipra pipra isolate bDixPip1 chromosome 1, bDixPip1.hap1, whole genome shotgun sequence genome contains these proteins:
- the LOC135417653 gene encoding uncharacterized protein LOC135417653: MKPTSFQITSTWTVGLLISIVLSQSSTYEGPWSNAYIEVHVGDSGDFPEMEVYILHNKQPYTPDQGYLIAQKGDQFQIGCREVEGLIGKTDKLTLIIKFWPDESKQDLITYSQVKRGQPIVWIQRTGPISCQWDSFEGDRAQCEILFELNHSVTFTCNREGNPPGNYTVIKRISLAKDPIVDPSREITPQVECRRIHNFTLIGPQVIRQSNELKLLLDPTYSLKKVQMNIQTDITHLQEDCRPFIQHSLKGWNAWVTTRSHRKRTQRDISGWVGTGFGILNTIDQEVLVNKLSTVTSNLGKL, translated from the coding sequence ATGAAGCCGACGTCCTTCCAAATTACTTCGACCTGGACCGTTGGACTTTTGATAAGTATAGTTTTATCCCAAAGCTCTACTTATGAAGGACCGTGGTCTAATGCTTACATAGAAGTACATGTCGGTGATTCCGGTGATTTCCCAGAAATGGAggtttatattttacataacaaGCAACCTTACACGCCAGACCAAGGCTATCTCATAGCACAAAAGGGAGACCAATTTCAAATAGGGTGTCGAGAAGTTGAGGGACTAATAGGAAAAACAGATAAACTAACACTGATAATTAAATTCTGGCCAGATGAATCTAAACAGGATTTAATCACTTATAGCCAAGTAAAAAGAGGCCAGCCCATTGTTTGGATTCAACGGACGGGACCAATCTCATGTCAGTGGGATAGTTTTGAAGGGGACAGAGCACAATGTGAAATTCTATTCGAGTTAAATCACTCAGTGACATTCACCTGTAATAGGGAGGGAAACCCTCCAGGTAATTACACCGttataaaaagaatttcactagCCAAAGACCCAATTGTAGACCCATCTCGTGAAATCACTCCACAAGTAGAATGTAGAAGAATACATAATTTCACTTTGATAGGACCTCAAGTAATAAGACAGTCAAACGAGTTGAAGTTACTACTAGATCCTACATATTCTCTAAAGAAGGTACAGATGAACATTCAGACAGACATTACACACTTACAAGAAGATTGCCGACCATTCATACAGCACAGCCTCAAAGGCTGGAATGCCTGGGTAACAACTAGATCACACCGCAAACGAACACAAAGAGATATAAGCGGATGGGTTGGTACAGGGTTCGGCATATTGAACACTATAGACCAAGAAGTATTGGTGAACAAATTAAGTACCGTCACTTCTAATTTGGGAAAG